The Flavobacteriales bacterium genome includes a region encoding these proteins:
- a CDS encoding 1-deoxy-D-xylulose-5-phosphate synthase → MKTSAIIPKTLAHLRKLRLEDLQEYCQNQRTFLIETILENGGHFSANLGTVELTVALHYVLNTPTDQLIWDVGHQAYLHKALTGRKNELKNIRKKEGISGFPKMSESAFDTFGTGHSSTSISAILGMAIADNLHKIKREHVAVIGDGSLTGGMAWEALNNAAESNTNILIIINDNQMGIDPNAGALNQYLNNINTKNNFFTELGFHYQFTQNGHDVVDLANTLKNILTIETPKIWHIKTIKGKGHAPAEAEQTKFHAVKYVKIDEAEADEKFDKFQDVFGETLLNLALQNDKIVGITPAMPTGCSMKIMMEKLPERTFDVGIAEQHAVTFAAGLAANGMIPFCNIYSTFLQRAYDQVIHDVCLQNLPVIFCLDRAGAVGEDGATHHGLYDLAYLRCLPNISIFCPADEVELRDAMQLAVELKKPIAIRYPKGGGSVLGWKSKPEISLQKPEIINVGKTTCILSIGTMLQQCKAALEKLNSEGIKVGLINMRWLKPLNFNILDSVFNQYKTLVTIEDGVVSGGFGSAISEYAAQKNYYGKIITLGFPNQVIEHATREELFTEFGLDTESIVRLIKKNH, encoded by the coding sequence TTGAAAACATCGGCTATTATACCCAAAACCCTCGCCCACCTTCGAAAGTTGCGTTTGGAGGATTTGCAGGAATATTGCCAAAATCAACGCACATTTTTGATAGAAACTATTCTTGAAAACGGTGGTCATTTTAGTGCCAACCTCGGCACGGTGGAGTTGACTGTGGCTTTGCATTATGTTTTAAACACTCCAACCGACCAGTTAATTTGGGATGTTGGCCATCAGGCCTATTTGCATAAAGCACTGACCGGACGAAAAAATGAGCTGAAAAACATCCGCAAAAAGGAGGGCATCAGTGGTTTTCCAAAAATGTCGGAAAGTGCGTTTGACACCTTTGGTACCGGACACTCCAGCACCTCTATCAGTGCCATTTTGGGCATGGCCATAGCCGATAATCTGCACAAAATAAAACGCGAACATGTGGCCGTAATTGGCGATGGCAGCTTAACAGGCGGAATGGCTTGGGAAGCCTTAAACAACGCAGCCGAAAGCAACACCAATATTTTAATTATTATAAACGACAACCAAATGGGCATTGACCCAAATGCCGGGGCTTTGAATCAATATTTAAACAACATCAACACAAAAAACAATTTTTTTACTGAGCTTGGTTTCCATTATCAATTCACACAAAATGGGCATGATGTAGTAGATTTGGCAAACACTCTAAAAAATATCCTCACAATAGAAACTCCAAAAATTTGGCATATTAAAACCATCAAAGGAAAAGGCCATGCCCCTGCCGAGGCCGAACAAACCAAGTTTCATGCGGTGAAATATGTAAAAATTGATGAGGCTGAAGCCGATGAAAAGTTTGACAAGTTTCAGGATGTTTTTGGAGAAACCTTGCTAAACCTGGCCTTGCAAAATGATAAAATTGTCGGCATTACTCCGGCCATGCCAACGGGTTGTTCCATGAAAATAATGATGGAAAAATTGCCAGAACGTACCTTTGATGTGGGCATTGCAGAACAGCATGCAGTTACGTTTGCCGCCGGATTGGCTGCCAACGGCATGATTCCGTTTTGTAATATTTATAGCACTTTTTTGCAACGAGCCTACGACCAAGTAATACATGATGTTTGCCTTCAAAATCTTCCAGTCATTTTTTGTCTCGACCGTGCAGGTGCTGTGGGCGAAGATGGTGCAACACACCACGGACTGTATGATTTGGCTTATTTGCGGTGTTTGCCCAATATTTCCATTTTTTGCCCTGCCGATGAGGTAGAATTGCGAGATGCCATGCAGTTGGCGGTAGAATTGAAAAAGCCCATTGCCATTCGGTATCCAAAAGGCGGAGGTTCTGTTTTAGGTTGGAAGAGTAAACCAGAAATAAGCCTTCAAAAGCCAGAAATAATCAATGTCGGAAAAACAACCTGCATTTTGAGCATTGGCACGATGTTGCAACAATGCAAAGCAGCCTTAGAAAAATTAAATTCAGAAGGTATCAAAGTTGGTTTAATAAACATGCGGTGGCTAAAGCCGTTAAATTTCAATATATTGGATTCTGTTTTCAATCAATACAAAACCCTTGTTACTATTGAAGATGGCGTGGTTTCCGGTGGTTTTGGCTCAGCAATATCGGAATATGCAGCTCAAAAAAATTACTACGGAAAAATTATAACTCTCGGTTTTCCGAATCAGGTAATTGAACACGCCACAAGAGAAGAACTGTTTACGGAGTTTGGCTTGGATACAGAGTCGATTGTTAGGTTAATAAAA
- a CDS encoding GNAT family N-acetyltransferase, producing MPNKISVGLIEFDSEQYIESVALRDEVLRKPLGFSISLLDIEDDKNQYHIGATNGETLVGILLLKVLSTDLVKMRQVAVKPNFQNQGVGKKMVLFSEEFAKAIGFKTIELNARKVAVEFYLSQGYHIVSEQFMEVGIPHFKMEKSL from the coding sequence TTGCCAAATAAAATTTCGGTTGGTTTAATTGAATTTGACTCCGAACAATACATCGAGTCGGTGGCTTTGCGTGATGAAGTTCTAAGAAAACCACTCGGCTTTTCTATCAGTTTGTTAGACATTGAAGACGATAAAAATCAATACCATATTGGTGCCACTAATGGAGAAACTTTAGTGGGTATTTTATTGCTAAAAGTGCTATCAACCGATTTGGTTAAAATGCGGCAAGTGGCGGTAAAACCTAACTTTCAGAACCAAGGAGTAGGCAAAAAAATGGTTTTATTTTCGGAAGAATTTGCCAAAGCAATTGGTTTTAAAACCATCGAACTGAATGCCCGAAAAGTGGCCGTAGAATTTTATTTATCACAAGGTTACCACATTGTTAGCGAACAATTCATGGAAGTAGGCATTCCACATTTTAAAATGGAAAAATCTCTATAA
- a CDS encoding MBL fold metallo-hydrolase, with amino-acid sequence MRLESIHTGNFKLDGGAMFGVIPKVIWNKLNPADENNLCNWAMRCLLVEDGNRLILIDNGLGDKQSEKFFGHYYLNGDNSLKKSLHAAGVDFDDITDVVLTHLHFDHCGGSIKWNSGKTHLEPAFKNATFWSHTDHWNSAIHPNPREKASFLTENIMPIQESGQLKFVGDDLKISENVSVILADGHTEKMICPKINFNGKTIVFAADMIPSAAHIPPHYCMSYDIHPVVRMQETEAFLKEAVANNYTLFFEHDLNNECATICFENGKYKAQDIFDLSDFAK; translated from the coding sequence ATGAGACTTGAATCAATACATACGGGTAATTTTAAGCTTGATGGTGGTGCAATGTTTGGCGTAATTCCAAAGGTAATTTGGAACAAACTGAACCCCGCCGATGAAAATAATTTGTGCAACTGGGCCATGCGTTGTTTGTTGGTAGAAGACGGAAACCGCTTGATATTGATTGACAATGGGTTAGGCGACAAGCAGAGCGAAAAATTTTTCGGCCATTACTACCTCAACGGCGATAATAGTCTAAAAAAATCGTTACATGCCGCTGGGGTTGATTTTGATGACATCACGGATGTAGTGCTTACTCATTTGCATTTCGACCATTGTGGGGGGAGCATAAAATGGAATAGCGGAAAAACCCATCTTGAACCCGCTTTTAAAAACGCTACATTTTGGAGTCATACCGACCATTGGAATTCGGCGATACACCCCAACCCACGCGAAAAAGCCTCTTTTTTGACCGAAAACATTATGCCCATTCAAGAAAGTGGACAGTTAAAATTTGTGGGCGATGATTTGAAAATTTCAGAAAATGTTTCGGTGATATTGGCCGATGGCCATACCGAAAAAATGATTTGTCCAAAAATAAATTTCAATGGCAAAACAATTGTTTTTGCAGCAGATATGATTCCATCGGCGGCTCATATTCCGCCCCATTACTGTATGTCTTACGATATACATCCTGTGGTGCGAATGCAAGAAACCGAAGCCTTTTTAAAAGAGGCCGTGGCCAACAACTACACACTTTTTTTTGAGCATGACTTAAATAATGAGTGTGCAACGATTTGTTTTGAAAACGGAAAATACAAGGCTCAGGATATTTTTGATTTGTCGGATTTTGCCAAATAA
- a CDS encoding T9SS type A sorting domain-containing protein — MVWRLSVLLFFQFLFLQSNAQLQNVCVDSNQINQYYQCNEPSFTPVCGCNHQTYRNQCEAFRNYGVQSILYDGVCQEEFMFSSIYPNLTSDFFDLYVQFYTKSPLTIQVRDAYGKLVLTQNHLAIDSRKFSFDTTSYHEGLYFVFIISGDVVDIQRYMKISY, encoded by the coding sequence ATGGTTTGGAGATTGTCGGTTTTGCTGTTTTTTCAATTTTTGTTTTTGCAAAGCAATGCACAATTGCAAAATGTATGCGTTGATTCAAACCAAATAAACCAGTATTACCAATGCAACGAACCAAGTTTTACCCCAGTTTGCGGGTGCAATCATCAAACGTATCGAAATCAATGTGAGGCATTTAGAAACTATGGCGTGCAAAGCATTTTGTATGATGGAGTTTGTCAGGAAGAATTTATGTTTTCGAGCATTTACCCAAATTTGACTTCCGATTTTTTTGATCTGTATGTGCAATTTTACACAAAAAGTCCTCTCACAATTCAGGTTCGAGACGCTTATGGAAAATTGGTTCTCACGCAAAATCATCTGGCCATCGACTCCCGAAAATTTAGTTTCGACACCACTTCCTATCACGAAGGTTTGTACTTTGTTTTTATTATTTCCGGCGATGTGGTGGATATTCAACGGTATATGAAAATTAGTTATTAA
- a CDS encoding PKD domain-containing protein — translation MRICFTILSFICSTVFALAQTQADFTAPTTKGCSPITVRFQDASSGNIVSFYWTFGNGNTSTQKNPAAIFYKPGFYDVSLTVTDNTGKTSTVTKTGYVEVFEPPTADFTMSKTKGCEPLSVNFTNSSKPGSSALATTTWDFGDGNTLTSNNASHVYSKSGTYSVSILVIDKNGCQSKITKTSAIEVLAKPDINISADNTFDCTPPLVVNFKDLTKYAGTGSTYSWDFGDGSTSTSQNPSHTYTSKGSFTVTLTVTNADGCVSTRTFPAYINIDEIKPDFTVSKTEGCEPLEVIFTDKTTPNASGLTYMWDLGNGSTPQTKNAKTTYGAGKYTVSLTVSKGGKCGNKITKYNEITVYKKPDVQVSVNKKRTCEQPFTVSFTDNGTGSFSYNWYVDGIPRSNTKSGTYTLTKSGTYQFTLIGKNEFGCPDTAYEFVTIDDLIPDIFADVEEGCAPLTVNFTNNSEYLGYKMSLQSWDFGDGGKENISDTTQLSTTHTFTKKGVYTVKLKITTPEGCQGFAEKTIRVGKKWEPNIDSTLDTVCNLEAFQIKNLTNIAFKDSLTALHWKLYSNSTSTDTAITSKISNGHGEWDFNMKEHHLEKGYYNIRLITEDNGCFDTFIRAKRIYVNPPLAKLAALHDTCSNDTIKLRSFSKDYDSINWTVNGKWYSNNTHIELNPKNVSGPIILSAFNGKSGCIDTVKFVYTPKPTFPNGFSKYGDVCTPATINLKASATEDYLQFRWVVDGKDTTFGSKLNLFYDQPGKHVVEYVALDISVTGGCKKTTIDTLIVAGPTVDGDFVGKPACGPVSTQLINKSNPADFVKLYWEIGTNQIPITQKGTMNYDFYQPGPDSGGFWKVSLIGVDKNGCIGRKDFKMQVFGVEKAKIKVSRFQDCSGRKFIFKTDIPANVNDSNWTYLWDFGDGTQKANQKTVNYVFAEPGKYNVRLYITNENGCVTRPEEIIDIDNEALRAKFYADSLVKDCPPLHVQFEDRSTLNNLRRIVKWEWDFGDGSTSTERYPKKLYLESGSYNVKLKVTDEWGCVDSIEYPGFILVKGPLATYTFDKNNGCVPLTVNFTADTSRASSFSWDFGDGTVINNNLKIAHTYKDTGRFIPLLTVKNQYGCTYTAPPIDTIYVHPNPFPDFELTKPCINQASVFTNLTKAQNGSTFTWNFGDGNTSTESAPQHTYLNPGTYPVKMTVLTNKGCKADTIKQISLKDIKADFESLSKKVCVGSMLSVLDKSRADNGVMSWRWMINDTFEYYGQNPRIQTTNVGPVKIQLAITDNLGCKDSILDINKIKVGDTLPPPPTSLLRVSVMDDYSYLVDFNKSNIPDFDCYHIFHNDGEIAKITDPNETRFEFTNLNTLHNVYCSKIAVENTCGIFSDLLADSNDCTVEVSAKGELNQSRLNWNAYHGWDEVEKYYIYREDKNRDYVLLDSVAGNVYEYIDTNILCYQKHRYKILAKEYYGNNQISWSDTCEATPIYVNSLPPNELVRATVEFDDYIRLEWLPTPYSKMPIDHYIVEKSGDGNNYSQIKNNIPAGTLYIEDKKVEVDSQPYFYRVRAVDVCKDQAPYSNLAKTILLHADTGKYQRPWLNWTKYQGWDDGVSFYEIQRKEPDGTFFSMGYSDGADDTIFNDKETPLNERPSFCYRIIGYKNMPNDTAPQIVSVSNEDCIWVSSWLWVPNAFSPNGDNLNDYFVTPGWYIKEYHIAIYNRWGEKVFESNSLYQSWDGKYKGEVVENEAFVYIINSIGIDNVKRDYKGTVTVIR, via the coding sequence ATGCGAATTTGCTTTACCATACTTAGCTTTATATGTTCTACGGTTTTTGCATTAGCCCAAACCCAGGCCGACTTTACAGCCCCCACCACGAAAGGATGTTCTCCAATAACCGTTCGTTTTCAAGATGCTTCGAGTGGAAATATTGTTTCGTTTTATTGGACGTTTGGCAATGGCAATACCTCCACCCAAAAAAATCCGGCTGCTATTTTTTATAAACCCGGATTTTATGATGTTTCCTTAACCGTTACCGACAATACCGGAAAAACCAGTACGGTCACAAAAACAGGTTATGTTGAAGTTTTTGAGCCACCGACTGCTGATTTTACCATGTCAAAAACCAAGGGCTGCGAGCCGCTTTCTGTAAATTTTACCAACAGCTCTAAGCCGGGAAGTTCGGCATTGGCTACAACCACCTGGGATTTTGGCGATGGAAATACGCTAACATCCAACAATGCTTCACACGTCTATTCAAAATCAGGTACTTATTCGGTTTCTATTTTGGTAATTGATAAAAACGGATGTCAAAGCAAAATAACCAAAACATCTGCCATAGAGGTCTTGGCAAAGCCTGATATCAACATTTCTGCCGATAATACCTTTGACTGTACCCCACCATTAGTGGTTAATTTTAAAGATTTGACAAAATATGCCGGAACCGGAAGCACCTATAGTTGGGATTTTGGCGATGGTAGCACAAGTACTTCTCAAAATCCTTCGCACACCTACACCAGCAAAGGCTCTTTTACGGTAACCCTTACAGTGACAAATGCTGATGGCTGTGTTTCTACCCGCACCTTTCCGGCCTATATCAACATTGATGAGATAAAGCCTGATTTTACGGTGAGTAAAACGGAGGGCTGCGAACCATTGGAAGTTATCTTTACCGACAAAACTACGCCCAATGCCTCTGGGCTGACGTACATGTGGGATTTGGGCAATGGCTCAACACCCCAAACCAAAAATGCCAAAACCACCTACGGAGCCGGAAAATATACTGTGAGCCTTACCGTATCAAAAGGCGGAAAGTGTGGTAATAAAATTACCAAATACAATGAAATTACGGTTTATAAAAAGCCGGATGTTCAAGTATCTGTTAATAAGAAAAGAACTTGCGAACAGCCATTTACAGTGAGTTTTACGGATAATGGGACGGGCAGTTTTTCATACAATTGGTATGTTGATGGAATACCAAGATCGAACACCAAGAGTGGAACATATACTCTAACCAAATCGGGTACCTATCAGTTTACATTAATTGGAAAAAATGAATTCGGCTGTCCGGATACAGCATACGAATTCGTTACAATTGATGATTTGATACCCGACATATTTGCCGATGTAGAAGAAGGTTGTGCCCCGCTGACTGTTAATTTTACCAATAATTCGGAATATCTTGGGTATAAAATGTCGTTGCAAAGTTGGGACTTTGGAGATGGAGGAAAGGAAAATATTTCGGACACCACCCAACTGAGTACCACCCACACCTTTACCAAAAAAGGAGTTTATACGGTAAAACTAAAAATTACTACCCCCGAAGGTTGTCAAGGTTTTGCGGAAAAGACTATCAGAGTGGGCAAAAAATGGGAACCCAACATTGATAGTACCCTAGATACGGTGTGTAATTTGGAAGCATTTCAGATTAAAAATTTAACCAATATAGCCTTTAAAGATTCTTTGACAGCCTTGCATTGGAAACTGTATTCTAACAGCACATCTACCGATACTGCCATTACATCAAAAATAAGCAATGGGCACGGGGAATGGGACTTTAACATGAAAGAACATCATTTAGAAAAAGGGTATTATAACATTAGGCTGATTACAGAAGACAATGGGTGCTTTGATACGTTTATCAGAGCCAAACGTATCTATGTAAATCCGCCATTGGCAAAATTGGCCGCCCTGCACGATACATGCTCGAATGATACGATAAAATTGAGAAGTTTCTCGAAAGACTATGACAGCATAAATTGGACAGTAAACGGCAAATGGTATTCAAATAACACCCATATTGAATTAAATCCCAAAAATGTTAGCGGGCCGATAATCCTGAGTGCTTTTAATGGCAAATCTGGGTGTATTGATACGGTGAAATTTGTATATACGCCAAAACCAACTTTCCCAAATGGTTTTAGCAAATATGGAGATGTTTGCACACCGGCTACTATTAATTTAAAGGCGAGTGCTACAGAAGATTATCTTCAATTTCGGTGGGTAGTTGATGGAAAAGACACCACATTTGGGTCTAAACTAAATCTTTTTTACGATCAACCCGGAAAACATGTGGTGGAATATGTGGCTTTGGACATCTCTGTAACCGGAGGATGCAAGAAAACCACAATTGATACGTTAATTGTTGCTGGCCCCACGGTGGATGGAGATTTTGTAGGAAAACCTGCATGTGGCCCTGTTTCAACGCAACTTATAAACAAGAGCAATCCTGCCGACTTCGTAAAATTGTACTGGGAAATAGGAACAAATCAAATTCCGATTACCCAAAAAGGTACGATGAACTATGATTTTTACCAACCCGGACCCGACAGTGGTGGATTTTGGAAAGTAAGCCTTATTGGGGTTGATAAAAATGGGTGTATTGGCCGAAAGGATTTTAAAATGCAAGTTTTTGGGGTGGAAAAGGCCAAGATAAAGGTCTCCCGTTTTCAGGATTGCAGTGGCCGAAAATTTATTTTTAAGACCGATATACCGGCAAATGTTAACGACAGCAATTGGACATATCTATGGGATTTTGGCGATGGAACCCAAAAGGCTAACCAAAAAACAGTAAACTATGTGTTTGCCGAGCCGGGCAAGTACAATGTGAGGCTTTATATAACCAATGAAAATGGTTGTGTGACACGACCTGAAGAAATAATAGATATTGACAATGAAGCCCTGAGAGCCAAATTTTATGCAGATAGTTTGGTGAAAGATTGCCCACCACTGCACGTACAATTTGAGGATAGAAGTACACTGAACAACCTTAGAAGAATTGTAAAATGGGAGTGGGATTTTGGCGATGGAAGCACATCAACAGAGCGATACCCCAAAAAATTGTACTTAGAGTCAGGTTCATACAACGTAAAACTAAAGGTAACAGACGAGTGGGGTTGTGTCGATTCTATCGAATATCCAGGGTTCATATTAGTAAAAGGGCCATTGGCCACATATACGTTCGATAAAAATAATGGCTGTGTGCCATTAACGGTCAATTTTACTGCAGATACATCGAGAGCAAGTTCATTTAGTTGGGATTTTGGTGACGGAACGGTTATAAACAACAACTTAAAAATAGCACATACCTATAAGGATACAGGCAGATTTATTCCACTTCTTACCGTTAAAAATCAATATGGATGCACCTATACCGCCCCGCCAATCGACACAATCTATGTGCACCCCAACCCGTTTCCTGATTTTGAGTTGACCAAACCTTGTATAAATCAAGCATCGGTTTTTACAAACCTCACAAAAGCACAAAATGGGTCAACCTTTACTTGGAATTTTGGTGATGGAAACACCAGCACTGAATCAGCCCCGCAGCATACATACCTTAATCCGGGAACATATCCGGTAAAAATGACTGTGTTGACCAACAAGGGTTGCAAGGCAGATACCATCAAACAGATAAGTTTAAAAGACATTAAAGCCGATTTTGAATCGTTGAGCAAAAAGGTATGCGTGGGCAGTATGCTGAGTGTTTTGGATAAATCAAGAGCCGATAATGGCGTGATGAGTTGGCGATGGATGATTAACGATACCTTTGAGTACTACGGGCAAAATCCTCGAATTCAAACTACCAATGTAGGACCCGTAAAAATTCAATTAGCCATAACCGACAATTTGGGATGTAAAGATTCTATTTTAGACATAAACAAAATAAAGGTGGGAGATACACTGCCGCCACCACCCACCTCACTTTTAAGGGTAAGTGTGATGGACGATTATTCTTATTTGGTGGACTTTAATAAGAGTAATATTCCCGACTTTGATTGCTATCACATTTTTCATAATGATGGAGAAATTGCCAAGATTACCGACCCCAACGAAACAAGATTTGAGTTTACCAATCTCAACACGCTGCATAATGTCTATTGTTCAAAAATTGCGGTTGAAAATACATGTGGCATATTCAGCGATTTATTGGCCGATAGCAATGATTGCACTGTTGAGGTTTCGGCCAAAGGCGAGCTAAATCAAAGTAGGCTGAACTGGAACGCCTATCACGGATGGGATGAGGTAGAAAAATATTACATCTATCGGGAAGATAAAAACCGAGATTATGTCTTGCTCGATTCGGTGGCCGGAAATGTTTATGAGTATATTGACACCAATATTTTATGTTATCAAAAACACAGATATAAAATTTTGGCAAAAGAATATTATGGAAACAATCAAATAAGTTGGAGCGACACCTGCGAGGCTACGCCTATATATGTTAACTCATTGCCCCCAAATGAGTTGGTTAGAGCCACCGTGGAGTTTGATGATTACATTAGGCTGGAATGGCTGCCCACGCCATATAGCAAAATGCCAATAGACCATTATATTGTCGAAAAATCAGGTGATGGAAACAATTACAGCCAAATAAAAAATAACATTCCGGCTGGCACATTATATATCGAAGATAAAAAAGTTGAAGTGGATAGTCAGCCCTATTTTTACCGTGTTCGGGCGGTAGATGTTTGCAAAGATCAGGCACCATACAGCAATTTGGCGAAAACTATTTTATTGCATGCCGATACTGGAAAATATCAACGCCCGTGGCTTAACTGGACCAAATACCAAGGGTGGGATGATGGTGTTTCATTTTATGAAATTCAGCGAAAAGAACCCGATGGTACTTTTTTCTCAATGGGGTATTCGGATGGGGCAGACGATACTATTTTTAATGATAAAGAAACACCGTTAAATGAGCGTCCGAGCTTCTGTTATCGAATTATCGGTTACAAAAATATGCCCAATGATACAGCTCCACAAATTGTGAGTGTGAGCAATGAAGACTGTATTTGGGTAAGCAGTTGGCTTTGGGTGCCCAATGCTTTTTCGCCCAATGGCGATAATTTGAACGATTATTTTGTTACCCCGGGTTGGTACATAAAGGAATATCACATTGCCATTTACAATCGTTGGGGAGAAAAAGTTTTTGAGAGCAACTCGCTTTATCAAAGTTGGGATGGTAAATACAAGGGCGAGGTGGTAGAAAACGAAGCCTTTGTTTATATTATCAACAGCATTGGCATCGACAATGTAAAACGAGACTACAAAGGCACGGTAACGGTTATCCGGTAA
- a CDS encoding T9SS type A sorting domain-containing protein yields the protein MKTLIISVFACLFISLANAQAPVALEPNSSTKYINQKTYLKLSAGVADGWMYYFELDTTPNFNSPFKMVDSILALTSIDWEILQYGFDKTYYWRCRARLSNGYSPYSDTLSFTTQKFLYPYLPASGTAVNDAITFINTDDYGSGLEYIGIFDTTSDFSSAAATSVSGTSTSGSRQFKLDKYPFGSRVYFHAKAYLNYGSKDSTKEYENDYYFDVASNPTLNKPANLSAGIDTQYYYVVNKIGNTTSLVELSEDDETFQNPIIYNGSTGYFKGLKFGATYYWRAKSRYTGIEDSKYSDVWSFSTKYQMTKPIISLPINGQTIKSDSVQVQWLSVSEADYYEIYLDTTSLFLNPTKIISTLESYTIYGLTNGKYHIKIRAVNAYGYSPMSNDILITLDKMESIATPVSNNFEILNTPDSWVILNTANNSIKSATIYDLNGKILQNVLCHNNQIRIEKSNFISGMYIVKLESNEAVFGSKLIKF from the coding sequence ATGAAGACTTTAATCATTTCTGTTTTTGCTTGTCTTTTTATTTCGTTGGCAAATGCCCAAGCACCCGTGGCTTTAGAGCCAAATAGCAGTACAAAATACATAAATCAAAAGACTTATCTAAAGTTGTCGGCTGGAGTTGCCGACGGGTGGATGTATTACTTTGAATTAGACACCACACCCAATTTTAATTCACCATTTAAAATGGTTGATTCTATTCTTGCACTTACAAGCATAGATTGGGAAATACTTCAATATGGCTTTGATAAAACATATTACTGGAGATGTAGAGCCAGATTATCAAATGGATATTCGCCCTATTCGGATACTTTGAGTTTTACCACTCAAAAGTTTTTGTATCCATACTTGCCCGCAAGCGGCACTGCCGTAAATGATGCAATAACTTTCATAAACACGGATGATTATGGCTCAGGTTTGGAGTATATTGGAATATTCGACACCACCTCTGATTTTAGTTCGGCGGCAGCAACGTCGGTTTCAGGCACATCAACCTCTGGAAGCAGGCAATTCAAATTAGATAAATATCCGTTTGGTAGCCGTGTGTATTTTCATGCCAAAGCATATTTAAATTATGGTTCAAAAGATTCAACCAAAGAATATGAAAATGATTATTATTTTGATGTGGCCTCCAACCCCACATTAAACAAACCAGCAAACTTATCTGCCGGAATAGACACACAATATTATTATGTTGTCAACAAAATTGGTAACACCACTTCACTTGTCGAATTGTCGGAAGATGATGAAACATTCCAAAACCCTATCATCTATAATGGAAGCACCGGTTATTTTAAAGGGCTAAAGTTTGGAGCTACTTATTATTGGCGAGCTAAAAGCAGATATACAGGTATTGAAGATTCGAAATACTCGGATGTATGGAGTTTTTCAACTAAATATCAAATGACAAAACCGATAATAAGTTTACCTATTAATGGCCAAACAATTAAATCTGATTCTGTGCAAGTTCAATGGTTGTCGGTTTCTGAAGCCGACTATTATGAAATATATTTAGACACAACGTCCTTATTTCTTAACCCAACCAAAATAATTTCAACCCTCGAATCCTACACTATTTATGGGTTAACCAATGGAAAGTACCACATAAAAATAAGAGCTGTTAATGCATACGGTTACAGCCCAATGAGCAATGATATTCTTATTACACTTGATAAAATGGAAAGTATTGCTACCCCAGTAAGCAACAATTTTGAAATTCTGAATACACCCGATTCGTGGGTTATTCTTAACACCGCAAACAACTCCATTAAAAGTGCCACTATTTATGATTTGAATGGAAAGATTTTGCAAAACGTTCTTTGCCACAACAATCAAATTAGAATAGAAAAAAGCAACTTTATATCGGGAATGTATATTGTTAAATTGGAAAGTAATGAAGCTGTTTTTGGTTCGAAACTGATAAAATTTTAG